The Trichoderma atroviride chromosome 5, complete sequence genome contains a region encoding:
- a CDS encoding uncharacterized protein (BUSCO:EOG092D2RJ9) gives MAAADASEKLALISENLTEILNPEIIEKILAEGRHPKIYWGTATTGRPHCGYFVPAIKIAQYLAAGCHVTILLADIHGFLDNLKAPIELVELRVEYYRFVITAIFKAVGVSTEKLKFVQGSSYQKSPEYIMDVYKLSSVISEHDAKRAGAEVVKQTDNAPLSGLLYPILQVLDEQYLDVDAQFGGLDQRKLFIAAKEWLPKLGYKERAHLMNPMVPGLKGSKMSSSDEDSKIDLLDSPDAVSKKIRKAVATPKVVEENGVLAFVEYVLLPAAALKGERKFVVERERDGLEPLVYTSIQQMHEDYRNDVLSPQLLKAAVTKSLNELLAPIHAEFTASKEWQEIAIKAYPPPAKKEKKVKDKGTRHPGKAAENIDVKDLKEAVSEV, from the exons ATGGCGGCCGCAGACGCATCCGAGAAGCTCGCGCTCATCAGCGAGAACCTGACCGAGATCCTCAACCCCGAGATTATCGAGAAGATCCTGGCCGAGGGGCGGCATCCCAAGATCTACTGGG GCACCGCCACAACCGGCCGCCCTCACTGCGGCTACTTTGTCCCCGCCATCAAAATCGCCCAGTATCTGGCCGCTGGCTGCCATGTCACGATCCTGCTCGCCGACATCCACGGCTTCCTCGACAACCTGAAAGCGCCCATCGAGCTGGTCGAGCTGCGAGTTGAATACTACCGCTtcgtcatcaccgccatcttcaaggccgTCGGCGTGTCCACCGAGAAGCTCAAGTTTGTCCAGGGCAGCTCGTACCAGAAGAGCCCCGAGTACATCATGGACGTCTACAAGCTGTCGTCGGTCATCTCCGAGCACGACGCCAAGAGGGCCGGCGCCGAGGTTGTCAAGCAGACGGACAATGCGCCGCTGTCGGGCCTGCTCTACCCGATCCTGCAGGTCCTGGATGAGCAGTACCTGGACGTCGATGCCCAGTTTGGAGGTCTCGACCAGCGTAAACTCTTTATTGCTGCCAAGGAGTGGCTGCCCAAGCTCGGATACAAGGAG CGTGCGCATCTGATGAACCCCATGGTGCCTGGCCTCAAGGGCTCCAAGATGAGCTCCAGTGACGAAG ACAGCAAAATCGATCTCCTGGATTCCCCAGACGCAGTCTCAAAGAAGATTCGCAAGGCCGTCGCCACTCCCAAGGTTGTCGAGGAAAACGGTGTCTTGGCTTTCGTCGAATACGTCCTTCTGCCCGCAGCAGCCCTGAAGGGAGAGCGCAAGTTTGTCGTTGAGCGCGAGAGAGACGGCCTGGAGCCCCTGGTTTACACAAGCATCCAGCAGATGCACGAGGACTACAGAAACGATGTG CTATCACCCCAACTACTCAAGGCAGCCGTCACCAAATCATTAAACGAGCTCCTGGCCCCCATCCACGCAGAGTTCACAGCATCAAAAGAATGGCAGGAGATTGCCATCAAGGCATACCCTCCTCccgccaagaaggagaagaaggtcaaggacaagggcaCTCGCCACCCCGGAAAGGCAGCCGAGAACATTGACGTCAAGGACCTGAAAGAGGCAGTCAGCGAGGTTTga